One Scleropages formosus chromosome 8, fSclFor1.1, whole genome shotgun sequence DNA window includes the following coding sequences:
- the nags gene encoding N-acetylglutamate synthase, mitochondrial gives MAKVNRGTSGCRAMILAGQLLSKPSAPDQRNHHHRRPPSTPQRPITGCHSSSSSSAAGLVSRTRAPGQAELRDRHAGPPRTLVYRDVKAFLSEVGGDPREARYWFTHFQRASLSQAPAFAVLEVDASVFDTMEMVQSLAFGLSFLQRMDMKPVVVMGLSRSETPAETAFGSEADVVRRCQVLSEALQNNSATVMPFFSSEALLLVEDEEPGTSGDLISVNVDLLQWSLNCGAVPVVCPVGRGTAGRSMVLNSADVTAAVSKALRPLKVMFLNSWGGIRTHSQKVLGQVLLPADMASLSQASWLCAAERRRIRVIDRLLNQLPCECSAVITSANTLLTELFSHKGSGTLFKNGDPIRRYSSLDEIDVDRLLALINKSFDKSLKDDYIASLKEKLHSVYLSDGYTAAAVVTREPVSSETPYLDKFVVSSSKQGQGAGQILWQSIRQDLGKLFWRSRTTNRINPWYFKHCDGSFTNGSWTVFWFGLSDIRESYELVEFANRLPDSFRDSPSGDATRDPVPPAAS, from the exons ATGGCCAAGGTAAATAGGGGTACCTCCGGCTGCAGGGCTATGATCCTGGCCGGTCAGCTGCTGTCGAAACCCAGCGCCCCGGACCAGAGGAACCACCACCACCGGAGGCCGCCGTCCACACCGCAGCGCCCCATCACGGGctgtcacagcagcagcagcagtagcgcCGCCGGCCTCGTGAGCAGGACCCGCGCGCCGGGCCAAGCGGAGCTGCGCGATCGCCACGCGGGCCCCCCCCGCACGCTCGTGTACCGGGACGTCAAGGCGTTCCTCAGCGAGGTCGGCGGCGACCCGCGTGAGGCGCGCTACTGGTTCACACACTTCCAGAGAGCGTCCCTGTCGCAGGCGCCCGCGTTCGCCGTGCTTGAG GTGGACGCATCTGTGTTCGACACCATGGAGATGGTGCAAAGCCTGGCCTTTGGACTCTCCTTCCTGCAGCGCATGGACATGAAGCCGGTGGTGGTGATGGGCTTGTCCCGGTCGGAGACCCCTGCAGAGACGGCGTTCGGCTCCGAGGCGGACGTCGTACGCCGCTGCCAGGTGCTCAGCGAGGCTCTGCAGAACAACTCTGCAACCGTCATGCCCTTCTTTAGCTCGGAGGCCCTGTTGCTTGTGGAGGATGAAGAGCCAGGAACCAG CGGAGATCTCATCTCGGTCAACGTGGACCTGCTGCAGTGGAGCCTGAATTGTGGCGCCGTTCCCGTGGTGTGTCCCGTGGGCCGGGGTACAGCTGGGCGCTCGATGGTCCTGAATTCCGCGGACGTGACGGCCGCCGTCTCCAAAGCCCTGCGGCCTCTCAAAGTGATGTTCCTCAACAGCTGGGGTGGCATCCGAACCCATTCGCAAAAG GTGCTGGGCCAGGTGTTGCTACCTGCCGACATGGCGTCCCTCTCCCAGGCATCTTGGCTTTGCGCAGCGGAACGCCGGCGAATTCGGGTCATCGACCGGCTCCTGAACCAGTTACCCTGCGAGTGCTCGGCAGTCATCACATCCGCCAACACGCTGCTCACGGAGCTCTTCAGCCATAAGG GttcaggaacactttttaaaaatggagaTCCCATTCGTAG GTACAGCAGTCTGGATGAGATTGACGTTGACCGCCTCCTTGCTTTGATCAACAAGTCGTTCGATAAGAGCCTCAAGGATGATTACATTGCTTCCCTCAAGGAGAAGCTCCATTCCGTTTACCTTTCGGATGG GTACACGGCAGCAGCCGTCGTGACCAGAGAGCCCGTCAGCAGCGAGACGCCTTATCTGGACAAGTTTGTGGTGAGCAGCAGCAAGCAGGGCCAAGGAGCCGGCCAGATACTGTGGCAGAGCATCAGGCAGGACCTGGGCAAACTCTTCTGGAGGTCTCGAACCACCAACCGAATCAACCCGTG GTACTTCAAACACTGCGACGGCAGCTTTACCAACGGCAGCTGGACTGTTTTCTGGTTTGGCTTATCCGACATCCGGGAGTCTTACGAGCTCGTGGAGTTCGCCAATCGCTTGCCCGACTCCTTCCGAGATTCGCCTTCGGGGGACGCGACGCGGGACCCGGTTCCTCCCGCGGCGTCCTGA
- the LOC108941701 gene encoding protein LSM12 homolog A-like, producing the protein MAAPGPGEYFSIGSHVSCLTCLGQRLQGEVVAFDYQSKMLTLKCAPSSGKPNLSDVVLINLAYVSEVDVINDRTETPPPLASLNVNKLASRARTEKEDKLSQAYAISAGVSVEGQQLFQTIHKTIKDCKWQEKNIIVMDDVVISPPYQVDNCKGKEGSALSHVRKIVEKHFRDAESQKSMQHSQAQQTQKDSTLSS; encoded by the exons ATGGCGGCTCCTGGACCGGGGGAGTATTTCAGCATCGGGAGCCATGTCTCCTGCCTCACCTGCTTAGGCCAGCGGCTCCAGGGGGAAGTTGTGGCGTTCGACTACCAGTCCAAGATGCTGACTCTGA AATGCGCTCCCTCGAGCGGGAAGCCGAACCTCAGCGACGTCGTCCTGATAAATTTAGCCTACGTTTCGGAGGTGGATGTAATCAACGACCGCACTGAAACTCCTCCTCCTTTAGCATCGCTGAATGTTAATAAG CTTGCCAGCCGGGCGCGCACAGAAAAGGAAGATAAGCTGTCTCAGGCATATGCAATTAGCGCTGGAGTCTCCGTGGAGGGCCAGCAACTCTTTCAGACAATACACAAAAC CATTAAAGACTGTAAATGGCAGGAGAAGAATATAATTGTGATGGATGATGTTGTAATCTCACCACCATATCAGGTGGACAACTGCAAAGGCAAAGAGGGAAGTGCGTTAAGTCATGTACGCAAAATA GTTGAGAAGCATTTTAGAGATGCGGAAAGCCAGAAGTCGATGCAGCATTCACaagcacagcaaacacagaaggACTCCACTTTATCATCTTGA